The Streptomyces collinus DNA segment GGCCGAAGCTTGACGCGTACGGCTCTCACCTGCGTCGCAACGGGCTCAACTGTCGTACGCCGCCGTGACGTAGACGGTCCTCGGGGGCAGGTACTCGACCACCATCACGACCGTGCCCGTCTCGATGCGGTCCGCCGCGGAAGCCGGGTGGGCGAGGAAGTGCTCGGCGCCGCCGCGCACGCGGACGATCACCTCGCCGACCAGCCCGGGCCCGATCGTTCCGGTCACCCGCCCCATGAGCCCGACCATCGACGCGTCCGCCATGAGGACAGCCTACGGTCGCTCAGGCGGCGGCGGAACGTGCCGTGAGCGGCGGCGACGGCCACTTCTCGGCCCAGCGCAGCTCCGCCTCCAACTGCGCGGCCACCTGCACGAGCAGCGGCTCGCTGTTCGCCGGGCCCAGCAACTGCGCGCCGACCGGCAGTCCGTCCGGCGTGAACCCGGCGGGCACGTTGACCCCGGGCCAGCCCAGCACGTTCCACGGCCAGGCGTACGGGCAGGCCGCGATCATCGCCCGGTCGGTGGCGAACCCGCTGAGTTCGAGCAGGGCGCCGATGGGCGGCGGGGGAGCGGCGGTCGTCGGCGCGAGGACGACGTCGTAGGAGGTGAAGAAGGAGCCGATACGCCGGTGCAGCGCGGTCTCCGCACGCCGGGCCGCCCGCAGCGGGGCACCGCCGAGCAGCCGGCCCAGCCGGGCGGCGTCCCGGGTGCGCCGGTCGAGCAGCGCCGGGAAGGGCGCCTCGCCCACGCGCTCGGCGATCCCGGCCGTGGCGCGCGGCACGAAGGTCAGCCCGATCTGCCCGTACGGCGGATCCGCCTCCTCGACGAAGTGCCCCAGTGCGGCGAGCCGTTCGGCCAGTTCGACCACGCGGGTCCGCACCTCGGGCAGGAGCCGGGCGGGCACGGCCGTGAACGGCGGCTTGAGGGAGAGCGCGATGCGCAGCCGGCCCGGATCGCGGCCGACGGCCCCGGACACGTCGAGGTGCGGGGGCTGGTGCGGGTCCTGGGCGTGGTTGCCGCTCGCCGCGTCCAGCAGCAGGGCCGCGTCGGCGACCGTACGGGCCAGGGTGCCGTTGACGGTGATGCCCTGGAAGGACTCCCCGCGCGGCCACGTCGAGACCCGGCCGCGCTGCGGCTTGATGCCGACCAGATGGGTCCACGCGGCCGGGATCCGCACCGATCCGGCGCCGTCCGAGCCGAGCGCGGCGGGCACCAGGCCGGCGGCGACCGCGGCGGCCGACCCGCCCGAGGAACCTCCGGGCGTGTGCTCCGTGCTCCACGGATTGCGAGTGGCGCCGAAGGCGGGCCCCTCGGTGAAGGGCCACTGCCCGAACTCGCAGGTGTTGGTCTTGCCGATGATCACGGCACCGGCCGCGCGCAGCCGCCGTACCGCCTCGCCGTCCTCCGCGACCGGCGGGAACTCCCCGCAGCAGCCGAACGCGGTCGGCTCACCGGCCACGTCCATGTCGTCCTTCACCGCGACGGGGACGCCGAGCAGCGGCTTCCGTGCGCCCGGGGACGCCAGCTGCCGGTCCGCGGCGTCGGCCTCGGCGAGCGCGGCTTCGGCCCGGACGATCCGGAAGGCGTTGAGAGTCCCCTGGGACGCCTCGATCCGCGCCAGCGTCCGCTCGACCAGCGCCCGCGACGTCACCTCACCGGCGGCCAGTGCACGGGCGGTCTCCGCCAGGCCTTCGGAACGGTCGAGCGCCATACGGACACCTCCGGAATCGGCTGTCTACCGAACGGTAACGTCCGGTGGCCGGTGGTGGAATGCCGACGACAGGAGTGTAAGTTCACCCGCCGGCCACAGCTTCCTCACTGGGCGCATCGGCCCCTGTTCAAACCATTGACGGCCCGTCCCGTCGCCCTTACGTTCTGAGCCCTCGTCGTCGATCGATGTTCCGAACCTTGTTCGGTATATCGAACCTAGGCGTTCTGGGTCCGGGTGTTCCCGATCCGGGTGTTCCAGTTCCACGTGTCCAGTTCCAGGTGTCCCAGGGAGAGCCCTCCGTGACCTCACACCCCGCCGCCCCGTCCCGCCGCACGCTGCTGCGCGCCCTGGCCGCCCTGCCCGCCTCGGCGGTCCTGCTCGGCGAGACACCCGGCCTCCTCGGCACCGCCCTGGCCGCCGCGCCCCCGAACGGCTCGGCCACCCGCTACACCATCGTGCCGTTCCTCAACAGCGACGACGGCACGGTCAACGTCTACCAGTCGGACGACGCCACCGACTTCCGGCTGCTGCGCTCCTCCGCGTACACCCCGCCCGCGAACCGGATCCGCGACGCCTCCGTCATCAGACACACCGACGGCTTCTACTACGTCACCTACACCACCCACACCTGGCAGGACCCCAGCACGACCATCGGATTCGCCCGCAGCTCCGACCGCGTCAACTGGACGTTCCTGTACGACTACACCGTCCCGGTCGCGGGCCTCTCCCGCGCCTGGGCACCCGAGTGGTTCGTCGACAGCGACGGCAGCGTGAGCATCATCGTGTCCTGCTCCACCGCGAACGACGAGTGGATCTTCACGCCGTACCTGCTGAGGGCCGCGAACTTGTCCCTGACGGCGTGGGGTTCACCCGTCGCCCTGTCCGGCATCGGCGCCAACCACATCGACACGTTCATCGTGAAGACCGGATCGACGTACCACGCCTTCCCCAAGAACGAGACGACGAAGTACATCGAGTACGCCACCGCCTCGAACCTCACCGGCCCGTACACGATCCGCCGGACCGGCGACTGGGCGGGCTGGGGCAGCTACCGCGAAGGTCCCGCTCTGGTCCGACTCGACAACGGCGGCTGGCGCATCTTCTTCGACGGCTACGGCGACGGCTCCTACTACTACAGCGACAGCTACGACACCTTCGCCACCTGGTCGGCCCCGGCCGCGCTGCCCGCGATCTCCGGCACGGCACGGCACTTCACGGTCGTCAAGGAGACGGTCACGGGCGGCCCGACCCTGGCCCGGAACGTCACGCGCTCCTTCCGCTCGGCCAACTACTCCACCCGCTACTGGCAGCAGCAGTCCTCACTGCTCAACCTGCCCGTGGTCAGCGCCGCCGGCACCACCGCCGAGAAGCAGGCCGCCACCTTCACGGTCGTTGCCGGCCTCGCCGACGGCAGCGGCTGCTCCTTCCGCGACGCCGCCGGGAACTACCTGCGCCACTGGGACTTCCGCGCCCGCTTCGACCCGAACGACGGCACGAGCACCTTCGCCAAGGACGCCACGTTCATCCTCAGGGCCGGTACGGCATCGGGTTCCGTCCGCTTCGAGTCGTACAACTACCCGGGGCGCTACCTGCGGCACTACGCCTACCAGCTCCGCGTGGAGCGCTCCGACGGAACGGACCTGTTCCGGCAGGACAGTTCGTTCGTGCCGGTGACCGCCTGGGCCTGAGCGATTCCATGGGCTCTCAGCCGACGTCGAAGACGTTCGGCAGGCGGAGGCGGTACCGGGTGCGGTCGTGCCGCTTGAGTGCCTCCAGCTCGGGGGCCCGGTACAAGGGGGTCACGGTGCACCGCTCGGCGGTCGAGCCGGTCTGTTCCAGCAGGGCGTTGACGGCTTGCCGGGCCGAGGAGTTGGCGCCCTCCATGGTGGCGAGATCGATGGGCACCGCCACGTAGTCGCCGGCCAGGAAGAAGTTGGGGATCCTCGTGGCCGACCGCGGGCGGTGGTGGAAGGTCCCCACCGGGTGGATCAGCAGTTGCTCCTCGTTGACCGGGTGCGGAGTGCCCAGTCCGTCCACGGCCGGATCGAGGAACCAGGAGTGCAGCACGGAGTCCTTCAGGACCGTACGGCCGCTGTCGTTGAGCGCCGCCTTCAACTGCGCCCACACCTCGCGGGCGACCTCGGTACGGGTGCACTGCTTGGCCGTCTTGCCGTACAGGATGCCCGGGCGGTCCCACTCGGAGACGTCCACGGACAGGCAGTCCGCGACCGTTCCGTCGCCGAAGTCGGCCGGGAAGTCGTGGCCCGGCCAGTGCTGGGCCTGCGCGATCGCGGTCAGCGACCACGGGGAGTCGATGAGGTCGAGGTGGCCGTGCAGGATCGGCGTGCGTTCGGTCAGATAGAACTGGATGCCGGTCATCCAGTCCGTCTCCAGCCGGTCACACCCGGCGAGTTGGGGGTCCGCGGCGCGTACGGCGGAGTTCCAGGTGCGGCGGGCGTGCTCGACCGGCATCGCCGAGATGTAGTGGTCGGCGGTGACCGTCCGGCGGGCGCCCTGGGGGTCCTCCACGACGGCCCCGGCGATCACACCCCCGCCCAGGGTCAGGTCCCGCACGGTCCAGCCGACGCGGAAATCCACCCCGAGTGACGTCAGGTACGTCACCCAGGGGTCGATCCAGGCCTCGTTGGTGGGCGCGTTGAGGATCCGGTCCAGTGGTCCGTCCGCGCCCCGCCCGAGAAGATTGAAGGCGAAGGCCTCCAGCAGGGTGGCGACCGTACGGGTGCTGGCCTCCTCCGCCTTGGTGGCCACGATGTTGCGGGTGATGCCGACGGCGAGGATCCGCTGGTAGTCGTAGGACATCCGTCCGGCCCGTACGAAATCCCACCACGGCATCCGCTCCCACACGTCGTCGCGGCGCTCGTCGCAGCTGGTGAGGAAGACCAGAAAGCGGTTGGCGAAATAGAGGGCCTCGTGGAGGGGGAGGTTGAAGGCCGTGTCCAGGACCGAGGTGAAGGCGCGGCGGATCTCGTCGGGGGTGAGTTCGGCCGGGGTGTTGCCGGGCCAGGGGAGCGGGACCCGGATGTCCTCACGGCCGCCGGACCGGGCGAACAGCATCTCCTTGGGGGCGACGAGGTTGTCGTGGACGCCGCCGGGGTTGCCCGGGAACGGGATGCGCCGCATGGTGTCGGGCAGGTTGTGGTAAATGCCGGGGATGAAGCGGAAGCCGTGCTCCCCCGGCAGGGGGCGGCGGCCGCCCGTGCCGCTGCCCGGTACGTCCATGCTGCGGGCCTTGCCGCCCAGCGCCTTGCGCTCGTAGACCGTGACCCGGAAGCCCCGCTCGGCGAGTTCGTGGGCGGCCGTGAGCCCGGCGACACCCCCGCCCAGTACGGCCACGGTCTGTGCCGCCGCGCCGTTCTCGGCCGAGGCCCGCTGGGCCGTCGT contains these protein-coding regions:
- a CDS encoding amidase; amino-acid sequence: MALDRSEGLAETARALAAGEVTSRALVERTLARIEASQGTLNAFRIVRAEAALAEADAADRQLASPGARKPLLGVPVAVKDDMDVAGEPTAFGCCGEFPPVAEDGEAVRRLRAAGAVIIGKTNTCEFGQWPFTEGPAFGATRNPWSTEHTPGGSSGGSAAAVAAGLVPAALGSDGAGSVRIPAAWTHLVGIKPQRGRVSTWPRGESFQGITVNGTLARTVADAALLLDAASGNHAQDPHQPPHLDVSGAVGRDPGRLRIALSLKPPFTAVPARLLPEVRTRVVELAERLAALGHFVEEADPPYGQIGLTFVPRATAGIAERVGEAPFPALLDRRTRDAARLGRLLGGAPLRAARRAETALHRRIGSFFTSYDVVLAPTTAAPPPPIGALLELSGFATDRAMIAACPYAWPWNVLGWPGVNVPAGFTPDGLPVGAQLLGPANSEPLLVQVAAQLEAELRWAEKWPSPPLTARSAAA
- a CDS encoding glycoside hydrolase family 43 protein, producing the protein MTSHPAAPSRRTLLRALAALPASAVLLGETPGLLGTALAAAPPNGSATRYTIVPFLNSDDGTVNVYQSDDATDFRLLRSSAYTPPANRIRDASVIRHTDGFYYVTYTTHTWQDPSTTIGFARSSDRVNWTFLYDYTVPVAGLSRAWAPEWFVDSDGSVSIIVSCSTANDEWIFTPYLLRAANLSLTAWGSPVALSGIGANHIDTFIVKTGSTYHAFPKNETTKYIEYATASNLTGPYTIRRTGDWAGWGSYREGPALVRLDNGGWRIFFDGYGDGSYYYSDSYDTFATWSAPAALPAISGTARHFTVVKETVTGGPTLARNVTRSFRSANYSTRYWQQQSSLLNLPVVSAAGTTAEKQAATFTVVAGLADGSGCSFRDAAGNYLRHWDFRARFDPNDGTSTFAKDATFILRAGTASGSVRFESYNYPGRYLRHYAYQLRVERSDGTDLFRQDSSFVPVTAWA
- a CDS encoding hydroxysqualene dehydroxylase encodes the protein MSGTTRRRFLGTAAATGGLALTTAQRASAENGAAAQTVAVLGGGVAGLTAAHELAERGFRVTVYERKALGGKARSMDVPGSGTGGRRPLPGEHGFRFIPGIYHNLPDTMRRIPFPGNPGGVHDNLVAPKEMLFARSGGREDIRVPLPWPGNTPAELTPDEIRRAFTSVLDTAFNLPLHEALYFANRFLVFLTSCDERRDDVWERMPWWDFVRAGRMSYDYQRILAVGITRNIVATKAEEASTRTVATLLEAFAFNLLGRGADGPLDRILNAPTNEAWIDPWVTYLTSLGVDFRVGWTVRDLTLGGGVIAGAVVEDPQGARRTVTADHYISAMPVEHARRTWNSAVRAADPQLAGCDRLETDWMTGIQFYLTERTPILHGHLDLIDSPWSLTAIAQAQHWPGHDFPADFGDGTVADCLSVDVSEWDRPGILYGKTAKQCTRTEVAREVWAQLKAALNDSGRTVLKDSVLHSWFLDPAVDGLGTPHPVNEEQLLIHPVGTFHHRPRSATRIPNFFLAGDYVAVPIDLATMEGANSSARQAVNALLEQTGSTAERCTVTPLYRAPELEALKRHDRTRYRLRLPNVFDVG